TACAACTAATAGTTGGTATAATGAGGTTATACAAGAAGAGCTTAATTCTCCAATTACTTTAATTTTAGGGGCTCTTATAGTAGCGCCTATATTTGAAGAGATTTTATTAAGAGGAATAATATTAGAAGGTTTAATAATTAAAAACAAGCCTTATGTTGCTATAACTATTTCATCTTTATTATTTGCATTAATGCATGGCAATTTAGTACAAATACCAAATGCATTTTTTATCGGACTTGTAATAGGAATAATTTATTATAGAACTAGGTCTTTATTACCGTGTATATTTGCTCGTTTTGTAAATAATTTTTTTGTAGTTATAACAGAATATTATCCTACTTTATATGATGATACTAGATTTAGTTCCATTAAGTTAGGCTTAAGTATAGTTATTTTTATAAGTTCATTCTATATGTTTAGAAGATCAGTTAGGGATTCTTAAATAAAATATAAATTTGGAGCATTCAGTT
The nucleotide sequence above comes from Hathewaya histolytica. Encoded proteins:
- a CDS encoding CPBP family intramembrane glutamic endopeptidase; the encoded protein is MEEVAINNKKGLSVGKSFLVLFLSFISDSFWMVFAGNVILILGAGGVKVGAFENYIYLLAEVISYVIFIRIYESLTESKLRFSNTLKINKCIFIVLIVISYIFIYDNTLNIFVEKFTTNSWYNEVIQEELNSPITLILGALIVAPIFEEILLRGIILEGLIIKNKPYVAITISSLLFALMHGNLVQIPNAFFIGLVIGIIYYRTRSLLPCIFARFVNNFFVVITEYYPTLYDDTRFSSIKLGLSIVIFISSFYMFRRSVRDS